In Streptomyces sclerotialus, the DNA window TGCGCCTCACGCCGGGCGGCCCGGCGGCCACCGGGAGCGGCCCCGGCGCCTTCGGGAGCGCCCTCGGGGGAGACGGCGGGGGCGGGGATGATCGTGGTGACGGCGGAGTGGAGATCGTCGTCGGGGGCCTCGTCGTAGGCCGTGCCGTCGGGGGCGGCTTCGCCGACGGCGGCTGCCGCGTCGTCGCCCGCGACATCGAACTGACCGATGTCGAACTGCGCGGTGTCGAACTGTCCGGTGTCGAAGGGGCCGGTCCCGAACTGCGTCGCGTCGAACTGGGCCGTCTCGAACGGGTCCGCCTCGAACTGGCCTGGCTCGTACTGGGCCGTCTCGAACTGCGCGCCCTGATAGGCCGAGTCGTACCCCTCGGCGCCGGACCAGGCCTCACTGTCCCACTGCCCGGTGGCGGCACCGGCGTCCTGCGCGGCGTACCCGTCGTACGAACCGGCGGCATCGTACGTACCAGCGATGCCGTACGCGCCAGTGGTGTCGTACGCACCGGTGTCGGCGTCGTACGACGCGCTCGGATCGTACGCACCGCTCATGTCGAAGCTGCCGGTACCGGTACCGGTACCGGTGCCGGTGCCGGTGTCACTGCCGGTGTTGTCGTACGACCCGTACGCATACGGGTCGTACGCGCCCGTCCCGTACCCGGTGGCGTACGTACCGGTGTCGTATGTCGCGTTGGCGTCGTACGCACCGCTCACGTCGTAGCTGCCGGTGTCGTACGCTCCGCCGTCGTGCGTCGGCCCACCGTCGTAGGTCACCGTGCCGTAGGCCCCGGAGTCGTAGGCGGCCGCTTCGTACATGGTCGGGTCGTACGCTCCGGTGGCATACGCCCCGGTGTCGTACGTTCCGGTGGTGTACCCGTCGTACGCGGCGTAACCGAGCTGGGTGTCCTGCTGCCCGTGCGACTCGTAACCGGGATGGGGCCCGTACGAGGCGTCAGCAGCAGAGCCGGTCGGGTCTTGGTTCCCCGACGGGTGACGGTCGTTCACCACCAACTTCTCTTTCGCCTCGGCAGCAGGAGAATTAGCGGCGACTGTACCCGGCGGTATGCGACGGCGACAATCTTCCGTAGGTTTCGGGCCCTTCCAGACCGGGCATTTGGCCGTCTTTCGGAGGACGTCAGGCGCGTTCTTGGCGCCGCGTTCGAAGAATGTTCGAGATCAATTGGTGTGGATGTCGGGTCGGGCGCGGGGGTTCGGACGCTCGACCCGACGACGGGCCGGGTTGGCCGGATCCGGGAGGTCAGGCGACGGATGCCTGGTCGGAGGCGGTTTCTCCGGGGGAGGTCCCGGGCGGCGCCCCGGACGAGGACCCGGACGAGGGCACGGGTGATGTGCCGGGCGGGATGCCGGGACTCGCCGGCTGTGCCGGGTCCGTCGGATCCGGGGAGGCCAGCGCCTCGCGGATGCCGGCGGCGACCGCACCGTTGACCGGAAAGGCCAGATGTCCGACACCGGAGACATGGATGTTCCGGACCCGGAGATCTTCATGATCGATCCGTGCCGTCTCGGCCGGAACCATCATCTGATCGAGATCGCTCCAGAAGCAGACGAAATGCGTCCGGCAATTCGGCGCGGGCCGGGCCAAATCCTTGATCACGTCCGAATCCGTCCGCATCTGGCGCACGAGCGGGTGCGCGGGGAGCAGCGCCGCGAGGCGGGTGCCCCCGTGCGGCGTACCGAGCGTGACCAGTGTCCGGATCCGTGCGTCCCCGCCCAGCCGCTGCACGTAGTACCGCGCGATCAGACCGCCGAGACTGTGTCCGACCATGTCGATACGGCGGTGACCGGTCCGCTCGCAGAGATCCTCCACGTGGCGCCCCAGCAGCTCGGCGGCCTTGCGTATGTCGCACGTGAGGGGGGAGTAGTTGAGCGCCTCCAGGTGGCGCCAGCCGTGCCGGCGCAGCGAACGGCGCAGCAGTACGAAGACGGAACGGTTGTCGATGAAGCCGTGCAGCAGCAGCACGGGCGGGTGCGACCGGCCCTCGGTCGGCAGGAGAGCCGGCGCGGGCAGCCGCTCAGCCCCGCACCCGGCCTGCGCTCCCGCGTCGGTACCTGGTGCGGTCCCGGCGCCTGTTCCGGTCCCGGTGCCGGTTGCGGCCGCTGCCTTGGCGCGCGGCCGACGGCCGGCTCCGGTCGTCTTCGTCCCGGCGCCCGTTGCGGCGCCCGTTGTGGCGTCCGCCCCGGTGTTCGGTTCGGCGCCCGGTGCGGTGTCCGCTCTGGTTCTGGCCCCCCGGGCGCGGGCGATGTCATCGGTCACGGCGTGCCGTACCGCGCCGACGGTGGTGCCGGCGGCCCCGTCGACCGCGTCGAGCGCGGCGGGGGCGTCGGGGTGGGTACCGGCGGCGTCAGTGGTGGTGGCAGCGGCGGCCGCACGGGCACGGGCGCGTGCCGCCGCTGCCGCGGCCTGCTCCTGCGAGACGCCCGTGGGGTACAGCAGCAGGTGCCCGGCGAGCACCGCCAGCTCCCAGGCCGTGACGCGCAGCATGGCGGCGGAGGGGCGGATCAGACAGCAGAGAAAGGGCAAGGCCTTCATCGGCCGACCTCCCGAACGGCACGCGGAGGACGCCTCTGTCCCCCGTCATGCCCTCATGGGGAGCCGTCGGGTGCGTACACGGTCCCCGTACACCGTGCTCGCCTGTGAGTTGCGGTACCGGTACGGACCAGCCGGTGGTTGTCACCGAGGGCGGCACCCGACGGATACCCGGCCCGACGTGTGTCCCCGCTGCTCCTACGTCTGACGTACGTCCCATCCGTACGTGACGCGGTACCTGTTCCCCGCACACCGTGCGTGTGCATAGGGCCTGTACGTACCCGGAATGCGCACCTCCGTGCCGCGCGGCTCACGACGCGGCGGTGCGACGACCTGCTGCGGCTCCCTGCGCCGCCCCGCAGACGCCCCCGCCGCCTCGCGGCGGCGGGAGGTGATGCGGCGTACGGCGCGTAGCGAACGTGTCCCACGTGTGATTTCCCCCTCCCTCCATGTCGCGAAACGGCTCCGTACGCGATGCTGGGGATAACGTTCGTTCACGCTGGCGGCCGCCCGGGTGGCCGCGTATTCGGTTGTCGGCTCGACGGCACTGGTCAAGGCATGTGCCGCGCTTGGCTTGGAGGCAGTGATGGGTGTGGC includes these proteins:
- a CDS encoding M23 family metallopeptidase, giving the protein MNDRHPSGNQDPTGSAADASYGPHPGYESHGQQDTQLGYAAYDGYTTGTYDTGAYATGAYDPTMYEAAAYDSGAYGTVTYDGGPTHDGGAYDTGSYDVSGAYDANATYDTGTYATGYGTGAYDPYAYGSYDNTGSDTGTGTGTGTGTGSFDMSGAYDPSASYDADTGAYDTTGAYGIAGTYDAAGSYDGYAAQDAGAATGQWDSEAWSGAEGYDSAYQGAQFETAQYEPGQFEADPFETAQFDATQFGTGPFDTGQFDTAQFDIGQFDVAGDDAAAAVGEAAPDGTAYDEAPDDDLHSAVTTIIPAPAVSPEGAPEGAGAAPGGRRAARREAHGSGGGRGRRRTPKKSALLTVAVPSVAAMGVCAVAAASVSGATDKDEDTAVQAASDASAVKPSAANNKLDSQLSNLSADANDFADRASRTQERLDLQARAAAEKKRKAEEAARKEALRPKFALPVKQHGLSALYGQAGVNWMSLHSGIDFPVSYGTPVMAATDGTVVTKWNPAYGNMVEITAPDGTETWYCHLSSAKIRSGTVKAGDVIAYSGNSGNSTGPHLHFEVHPGGGDAIDPLPWLRSKGLDPN
- a CDS encoding alpha/beta fold hydrolase, giving the protein MARARGARTRADTAPGAEPNTGADATTGAATGAGTKTTGAGRRPRAKAAAATGTGTGTGAGTAPGTDAGAQAGCGAERLPAPALLPTEGRSHPPVLLLHGFIDNRSVFVLLRRSLRRHGWRHLEALNYSPLTCDIRKAAELLGRHVEDLCERTGHRRIDMVGHSLGGLIARYYVQRLGGDARIRTLVTLGTPHGGTRLAALLPAHPLVRQMRTDSDVIKDLARPAPNCRTHFVCFWSDLDQMMVPAETARIDHEDLRVRNIHVSGVGHLAFPVNGAVAAGIREALASPDPTDPAQPASPGIPPGTSPVPSSGSSSGAPPGTSPGETASDQASVA